A genomic window from Triticum urartu cultivar G1812 chromosome 7, Tu2.1, whole genome shotgun sequence includes:
- the LOC125525508 gene encoding uncharacterized protein LOC125525508, translating to MASGDTLDEFTGKLGGMAALYAALGSTLEDAALVKKLLDSVPDRLYAAVAGIEQFCDVSTMPFEEALGRLKAFDERLRWRGQADGERADGALMFTAAQWRAQERQRGGARDDDDGARSEASGFRGNQGGRCYKCVERGHFKRECPQWKKAPAAERALLVDDGDVEDAGLL from the coding sequence ATGGCGAGCGGCGACACGCTGGACGAGTTCACAGGCAAGCTCGGTGGCATGGCGGCTCTCTACGCGGCGCTCGGTTCGACGCTGGAGGACGCCGCGTTGGTGAAGAAGCTGCTCGACTCCGTGCCGGACCGCTTGTACGCGGCGGTGGCCGGGATCGAGCAGTTTTGCGACGTTTCGACGATGCCGTTCGAGGAAGCACTCGGGCGGCTGAAGGCGTTCGACGAACGGCTCCGATGGCGTGGACAGGCAGACGGCGAGCGAGCGGACGGCGCTCTCATGTTCACGGCGGCACAGTGGCGCGCGCAGGAGCGACAGCGCGGCGGAGCTCGGGACGACGACGACGGGGCGCGCAGCGAGGCGTCGGGCTTCCGCGGGAACCAGGGCGGCCGCTGCTACAAGTGCGTTGAACGTGGGCATTTCAAGCGCGAGTGCCCGCAGTGGAAGAAGGCGCCGGCGGCGGAGCGGGCCTTGCTGGTGGACGACGGCGACGTCGAGGACGCCGGGCTGCTCTGA